The following are encoded in a window of Danio aesculapii chromosome 12, fDanAes4.1, whole genome shotgun sequence genomic DNA:
- the zbtb4 gene encoding zinc finger and BTB domain-containing protein 38, producing the protein MKHRNKHIRGDRMGEGTEEANGAKTTRISLSFPLSAGLPGFSAQKHCSSSPPTSFSDVHSRDGSDGTVWMGETYRDKQLSKTSSKTDRLPCSSSSFPVDLTAPVSKNCKSSLSVSVDGSGSRYPASPLQHSNKMDSPKETAGVSLNNGYKEHSTTETAHILFNLSARAYQDQGVKDPESSKGKKRKANSLHVELSLPLPSINPPSSSSTPPPHSPSSVSLTSSPLTLPTASFHDSFRAVPKPELLCGVCHRLFSTASSLTVHMRLHRGGRVLSCRHCGKAFIHNKRLQSHEATCRQGLPAFPVPPKEEPLEEGEVEGERTDEAAEPEQLGQETRPGQPTKKVRDLHTRHAEAVTCGDTLGDDDHFVKVVDGHIIYFCSVCERSYMTLSSLKRHSNVHSWRRKYPCHFCDKVFALAEYRTKHEVWHTGERRYQCIFCWEAFPTYYNLKTHQKAFHGINPGLISSEKTANGGYKQKVNALKLYRLLPMRSLKRPYKTYSQPMADGLLTSDSTVNLPLSVDGSLPQPLDTKKLESFLKDLQNQDIKAEAEGFPIRVDIEQVKEIASPQTDMALEAGEVEDSDLWPSGNNNGKGQTPKCPERAVSSVIAFARSKPSVIMHSTAVSSSVIVHRNKTDSEERKRSPEKHQVAKIKDQKTIKKHSQKEHTEAKREWNAVSLDPGVSKIRHPTEKLHKGRKVHHKTDSSKTIPLAVGSEVKGTGPLCQITVRIGEEAIVKRSISETDLRRDKSPTRSKPKKSNLLQDKQREQRHTHHHQRKHRNSNQEGKEREPKRKSPKVKTKVRKYFFRQEVREDRNEHDVEDNLWRPYYSYKPKRKVLHLQGAKAWKRKMHYKRSLRPMRRAERLIKNNLNKDAYDEDADEREENRQKEKTEQREVSDPLKTEVKEISNSFPVSLRTEQKEKENGTHGKPDLPLPSTVPQATPNPTHTASSIIKQRWSEDQASECGTCGRWFSSPRKRDKHEMTHLFEFVCMHCRAPFPSQFKLEEHQKTQHPKNKPPSAPTFYTSQSSKGEVEMKVDDDGMNGRSIEKGSPVRLGRRPLIRYTCSKCDKVCKTSAALNCHLKRHELGSLTEVEDAQEKQDMPSYTPPAVDTIPSIGLDTNCEQVKPVSVIYYSKPECQNTDNQLGEKMEEHQRVRDCESPKVTKNEKVHSPRCAQFSQVIHSPTLERFNVISPNLPSVLVMNGAECLDYRTPEKQNLEKLDQQKRSQTPSDRQIQVSQMPTEPQIRRETTPSVPISLKTGRGYAFTDCDINPNQDFSDLQDAQDLRIFPQSSSQAQDLSMPTIQAKKRELDEQIKHPSNILKAQSCNEEVSLLVPKEEPLSPIPSPTCSVIQTTPKGLSQRYSKSMCHSPEPLDLQLRPQLDHGQSHRGRHNSEKQGLMLPANSAGISDPSSPTLLNPQVPAAEPELKDITSGTHTEHHRVSGYPVQEYSLPMVIPGGYCSGKKQEEQILMSYPAGPLPFPPLGKMVPHADSPKLPFYHDPYHLLYGPQLLPYPYNLAALPMALNMMASGDKEPLPFLPFFNYAAAAAPLTGTLPHPLVMNPSLYNSGGSSSTKQDNP; encoded by the coding sequence ATGAAACACAGAAATAAGCACATTAGAGGAGACAGGATGGGAGAGGGCACAGAGGAGGCAAATGGTGCCAAAACAACAAGGATATCACTTAGTTTTCCCCTCAGCGCGGGATTGCCTGGCTTTTCTGCACAGAAGCACTGTTCCTCATCTCCCCCCACATCCTTTTCTGACGTCCATAGCAGAGATGGTTCAGATGGCACGGTATGGATGGGGGAAACATACAGAGACAAACAGTTATCCAAAACGTCATCAAAAACTGACCGTTTGCCATGCTCTTCCTCCTCTTTCCCTGTCGATCTAACTGCTCCAGTCAGTAAGAACTGCAAGTCATCTCTGTCAGTTTCTGTTGATGGCAGTGGTTCCCGATACCCAGCATCTCCTTTACAACACTCCAATAAAATGGACAGTCCAAAGGAAACAGCTGGGGTTAGTCTCAATAATGGATACAAAGAGCATTCAACGACAGAAACAGCACATATCCTTTTCAACCTTAGTGCAAGAGCCTACCAGGACCAAGGTGTAAAGGACCCAGAGAGTTCAAAAGGCAAAAAACGCAAAGCAAACAGCCTTCATGTTGAACTGAGCCTTCCTCTCCCCAGCATCAACCCTCCCTCTTCCTCATCAACTCCTCCTCCTCATTCGCCCTCGTCTGTCTCTCTAACTTCCTCCCCCTTGACTCTCCCCACAGCATCTTTCCATGACTCCTTTAGGGCAGTGCCGAAGCCAGAACTACTGTGTGGGGTGTGTCACCGTCTGTTCAGCACTGCATCGTCCCTCACTGTCCACATGCGTCTCCATCGGGGGGGACGAGTACTCAGCTGCCGCCACTGTGGCAAAGCCTTCATCCATAATAAAAGACTGCAATCCCATGAGGCCACCTGCAGGCAAGGACTGCCAGCTTTTCCAGTGCCACCCAAAGAAGAGCCCCTGGAGGAGGGTGAAGTGGAGGGGGAGAGAACAGATGAGGCTGCAGAGCCAGAACAGCTTGGACAAGAAACAAGGCCTGGCCAACCCACAAAGAAAGTGCGAGACCTTCACACCCGTCATGCTGAAGCAGTGACATGCGGGGATACCCTGGGGGATGACGATCACTTTGTAAAAGTGGTGGATGGACATATCATTTACTTTTGCTCAGTGTGTGAGCGCTCTTACATGACATTGTCCAGCCTGAAGCGACACTCCAATGTGCATTCCTGGCGCCGAAAGTACCCCTGTCACTTCTGTGACAAGGTTTTTGCTCTGGCTGAGTATCGTACTAAACATGAGGTGTGGCACACTGGTGAGCGACGCTACCAATGCATCTTTTGCTGGGAGGCATTTCCTACCTACTACAACCTTAAGACACACCAAAAGGCTTTCCATGGCATAAATCCAGGCTTGATCTCAAGTGAAAAAACAGCTAATGGTGGCTACAAGCAGAAGGTCAATGCCCTTAAACTTTACCGCCTGCTGCCCATGCGATCTCTAAAGCGACCTTACAAAACCTATAGTCAGCCAATGGCTGATGGACTACTAACTTCTGACTCAACTGTTAACCTGCCTTTGTCTGTAGATGGCAGCCTCCCACAGCCCTTGGACACAAAGAAATTGGAGTCTTTCCTGAAAGATCTTCAAAACCAAGACATCAAGGCTGAGGCTGAGGGATTCCCCATCAGGGTAGACATAGAGCAGGTTAAAGAGATAGCATCGCCTCAAACAGACATGGCACTAGAAGCAGGAGAGGTAGAGGATTCAGACTTATGGCCATCAGGTAATAACAACGGCAAAGGCCAAACTCCAAAGTGCCCAGAAAGAGCTGTGTCTTCAGTCATAGCATTTGCACGCAGTAAACCCTCAGTCATAATGCACAGCACTGCTGTTTCTTCCTCTGTCATTGTCCACAGAAATAAGACAGACTCTGAAGAGAGAAAAAGAAGTCCAGAAAAGCATCAAGTGGCAAAGATCAAAGATCAAAAAACGATAAAAAAACATAGCCAGAAAGAGCACACAGAGGCAAAGAGGGAGTGGAATGCTGTCAGTTTAGACCCAGGGGTCTCAAAAATCAGACATCCAACAGAGAAACTTCACAAGGGACGAAAAGTTCACCATAAAACAGATTCAAGTAAAACAATACCTTTAGCGGTGGGATCAGAAGTCAAAGGGACTGGTCCACTTTGTCAGATAACTGTGCGCATAGGGGAGGAGGCAATTGTCAAAAGAAGCATCTCAGAAACAGATCTAAGAAGAGACAAAAGCCCTACACGAAGCAAACCCAAAAAAAGTAACCTCTTACAAGACAAACAGAGAGAGCAAAGACACACCCATCATCACCAACGTAAACATCGCAACTCCAATCAGGAAGGAAAGGAGAGGGAGCCCAAAAGGAAAAGCCCTAAAGTCAAAACCAAAGTGAGGAAATACTTCTTCCGGCAGGAAGTCAGAGAGGACAGAAATGAACATGATGTAGAGGACAACCTGTGGAGGCCTTACTATTCTTACAAACCCAAACGAAAGGTCCTTCATTTACAAGGAGCTAAAGCTTGGAAACGCAAAATGCACTACAAACGATCCCTGAGGCCTATGAGGAGAGCTGAGAGACtcataaaaaataatttgaataaagaTGCTTATGATGAAGATGCAGATGAGAGAGAGGAAAATAGGCAGAAAGAAAAGACAGAACAGAGGGAGGTTAGTGATCCACTTAAAACCGAAGTCAAAGAAATTTCAAACTCTTTCCCTGTCTCTTTAAGAACAGAACAGAAGGAAAAAGAAAACGGAACACATGGAAAGCCTGATCTCCCTCTTCCTTCAACTGTTCCTCAGGCTACACCTAATCCAACACACACAGCATCCTCTATTATCAAGCAACGATGGTCAGAAGATCAAGCCTCTGAGTGTGGAACATGTGGGCGCTGGTTCTCTAGCCCAAGAAAACGAGACAAACATGAAATGACACATCTATTTGAGTTTGTATGCATGCATTGCAGAGCTCCGTTCCCCTCACAGTTTAAGTTAGAGGAACATCAGAAAACTCAGCATCCCAAAAACAAGCCCCCGTCTGCCCCTACTTTCTACACTTCACAGTCATCAAAAGGTGAGGTGGAAATGAAAGTGGATGATGATGGAATGAATGGACGGTCCATTGAGAAAGGCAGCCCAGTTCGCTTGGGCAGGAGGCCTTTGATCAGATACACATGCTCAAAATGTGATAAGGTCTGCAAAACCTCTGCTGCACTTAACTGCCACCTCAAGCGACATGAGTTAGGGAGTTTAACAGAGGTTGAAGATGCACAGGAAAAGCAAGACATGCCAAGTTACACACCTCCAGCGGTGGATACTATACCAAGCATAGGTTTAGACACCAACTGTGAGCAAGTAAAGCCTGTGTCTGTCATATATTACTCCAAACCAGAATGTCAAAATACAGATAACCAACTGGGTGAGAAGATGGAAGAACACCAAAGAGTAAGAGACTGTGAAAGCCCCAAGGTGACAAAGAATGAAAAAGTTCACAGTCCACGTTGTGCACAGTTTTCCCAAGTTATTCACAGCCCCACTTTAGAAAGATTTAACGTAATTTCTCCAAACCTCCCTAGTGTTTTAGTAATGAATGGTGCAGAGTGCCTAGACTACAGGACACCAGAGAAACAAAATTTAGAAAAACTAGATCAGCAGAAAAGAAGCCAGACACCAAGTGACAGACAAATCCAAGTTTCTCAAATGCCGACAGAGCCTCAGATTAGAAGAGAAACAACTCCATCTGTACCAATATCACTAAAAACAGGCAGAGGTTATGCATTTACAGACTGTGACATAAATCCAAATCAAgatttcagtgatttacaagatGCTCAGGATCTAAGAATCTTTCCTCAATCTAGCAGTCAAGCCCAAGACTTGTCCATGCCAACAATACAGGCAAAAAAGAGGGAGCTTGATGAACAGATTAAACATCCATCCAACATCTTAAAAGCCCAGTCTTGTAATGAGGAGGTGTCATTGCTAGTGCCCAAAGAGGAGCCACTCAGTCCTATTCCGTCTCCCACATGCTCTGTCATTCAAACCACTCCTAAAGGTCTTTCTCAAAGGTATTCAAAGTCAATGTGTCACTCTCCAGAACCCCTGGACTTACAGTTGCGACCACAGTTGGATCATGGCCAATCACACAGAGGAAGACACAACTCAGAAAAACAGGGTCTTATGTTGCCAGCAAATTCAGCTGGTATAAGCGATCCTTCTTCCCCCACCCTGCTAAATCCTCAAGTGCCCGCAGCAGAGCCTGAATTAAAAGACATCACCTCTGGTACTCATACAGAACACCACAGGGTCTCGGGCTACCCTGTGCAGGAGTATTCTCTTCCCATGGTTATACCTGGAGGATACTGTTCTGGTAAGAAACAGGAAGAGCAAATCCTGATGTCTTACCCTGCTGGACCCCTTCCATTTCCTCCACTTGGGAAAATGGTACCCCATGCTGACTCCCCTAAACTGCCCTTTTACCACGACCCTTATCACCTACTGTATGGCCCACAGCTACTGCCATACCCTTATAACCTTGCTGCCCTTCCAATGGCTCTAAATATGATGGCATCAGGGGACAAAGAGCCCTTGCCCTTCTTGCCTTTTTTTAATTATGCCGCCGCAGCTGCCCCTTTAACAGGCACATTGCCCCATCCTTTAGTGATGAACCCCAGCCTATACAACAGTGGCGGCAGCAGTAGCACAAAGCAGGACAACCCATAA